A region from the Silene latifolia isolate original U9 population chromosome 7, ASM4854445v1, whole genome shotgun sequence genome encodes:
- the LOC141590578 gene encoding GEM-like protein 1, translated as MATNTNTSTAITIPSTNPYLHTTPAQPPSSSSSSSDAVNNLGRRFDSAAKKAETFAGNLYNHIRTGPGLVDIAMTRLDQAARVIADGGCKNVFKKEFGDINGEKLKDAFACYLSTTTGPVLGTLYISNKRVGFRSDNPVWSGPGQWVYYKVVLMADQIMAVNSSSNPVRPGEKYIVVLTKDGHEFWFMGFIFYDKAFKNLNKLIQHWE; from the coding sequence ATggccaccaacaccaacacctcCACAGCAATCACCATCCCCTCTACAAACCCATACCTCCACACCACCCCGGCACAGCCAccgtcatcgtcatcgtcatcatccGATGCCGTCAACAATCTCGGTCGTCGATTCGATTCCGCTGCCAAAAAAGCTGAAACCTTCGCTGGAAACCTCTACAACCACATCCGAACCGGCCCTGGTTTGGTTGATATTGCCATGACCCGGCTCGACCAGGCCGCCCGGGTTATCGCTGATGGGGGCTGCAAGAACGTCTTTAAAAAGGAATTTGGTGATATTAATGGAGAAAAGCTCAAAGATGCTTTTGCTTGTTACTTGTCTACAACCACTGGACCGGTTTTGGGGACGTTGTATATTTCGAACAAGCGGGTTGGTTTCAGGAGTGATAATCCGGTCTGGAGTGGACCGGGTCAGTGGGTTTATTATAAGGTGGTTTTGATGGCGGATCAGATAATGGCAGTGAACTCATCGTCAAACCCGGTTCGACCGGGAGAAAAGTATATTGTAGTTTTGACCAAGGATGGGCATGAGTTTTGGTTCATGGGGTTTATATTTTATGATAAGGCGTTTAAGAATTTGAACAAGCTTATACAACATTGGGAATGA